The Thermanaerothrix sp. genome has a window encoding:
- a CDS encoding LysM peptidoglycan-binding domain-containing protein, which translates to MGVPEVRPEMAIQHRRHHGAPKFDGLPNSAGAKAVLDGYQRVEAIASLVESVIIWRSQWLLRKGALQEAEDVLFRLIFKEGSRNPEAMDLLGRIYFHRGQDMKAVEIWRRALELQPGNIKLKRTLSLAKAIEEGKRSAIIAAHRLGLAIKAALAAGGLCAVLFGAFLGAKHLERWLKGPEPAALEAHYYYDVSKLSTPMKGSYPLGFTRVKQGTSISRGRVEVLVEQEGDAVRVFGKVPSLLTRYQVEMAVYAMDGAKHVDLRGLEVERSYRVQRGDSLWLISRRLYGEGQAWTVLSRHNGLEDPSKLKVGQTLSLPLGDEELVPDRR; encoded by the coding sequence TTGGGCGTCCCGGAGGTGAGGCCAGAGATGGCGATACAGCATAGGAGGCATCACGGGGCACCGAAGTTTGATGGACTGCCCAACAGTGCGGGGGCCAAGGCGGTTTTGGACGGCTACCAGAGGGTCGAGGCCATAGCCTCCCTGGTGGAGTCGGTCATCATATGGCGCTCCCAGTGGCTTTTAAGGAAGGGGGCCCTGCAGGAGGCGGAGGACGTGCTGTTCCGCCTCATCTTCAAGGAGGGCTCCAGGAACCCGGAGGCCATGGACCTTCTGGGCCGCATATACTTCCACCGGGGGCAGGACATGAAGGCGGTGGAGATATGGAGAAGAGCCCTGGAGCTGCAGCCGGGGAACATCAAGCTTAAGAGGACCCTGAGCCTTGCTAAGGCCATAGAGGAGGGCAAGAGGTCCGCCATAATAGCGGCCCACCGGCTGGGCCTTGCCATAAAGGCGGCGTTGGCCGCGGGGGGCCTATGCGCGGTGCTATTTGGCGCCTTCCTTGGAGCCAAACACCTGGAACGTTGGCTCAAGGGCCCAGAGCCCGCGGCGTTGGAGGCCCACTACTACTACGACGTCTCGAAGCTCTCCACCCCCATGAAGGGATCGTACCCCCTTGGGTTTACCCGGGTGAAGCAGGGTACCTCCATCTCAAGGGGACGGGTGGAGGTGTTGGTGGAGCAGGAAGGGGACGCGGTGAGGGTGTTTGGCAAGGTGCCAAGCCTTCTTACCCGCTATCAGGTGGAGATGGCGGTGTACGCCATGGATGGGGCCAAGCACGTTGACCTGAGGGGCCTCGAGGTGGAGCGCAGCTACCGGGTTCAACGGGGCGACAGCCTGTGGCTCATATCAAGAAGGCTCTACGGGGAGGGTCAGGCGTGGACGGTGCTGTCAAGGCACAACGGCCTGGAGGACCCCTCCAAGCTCAAGGTTGGGCAGACCCTGAGCCTTCCCCTGGGGGACGAGGAGCTCGTCCCGGACCGGCGGTGA
- the arcC gene encoding carbamate kinase — protein sequence MAATKVVVALGGNALQEAGTPPTAEAQLEVVKKTAAYLAEISKRGYEMAVVHGNGPQVGRIVLGQEIAAQANPETPAMPFDVCGAMSQGYIGYQIQQALRDALRNRNLNIPVVTLVTQVVVDANDPAFKNPTKPIGPFYTEEEAKKLMAEKGYTMKEDAGRGWRRVVASPEPKKIAEISAVKRLWDTTIVVTAGGGGIPVVENMDGSLSGVAAVIDKDLAAEKLAEEIEADILLILTEVDKVCINFKKPNQQELSHMTVAEAIKYMEEGHFAPGSMLPKVLAAVKFARTFPGKKAIITSLYKAVDALEGREGTVVTMA from the coding sequence ATGGCCGCCACTAAGGTAGTAGTAGCGTTGGGGGGCAACGCCCTCCAGGAGGCAGGCACCCCGCCCACCGCGGAGGCCCAGCTTGAAGTGGTGAAGAAGACCGCCGCTTACCTGGCGGAGATAAGCAAGAGGGGTTACGAGATGGCAGTGGTGCACGGCAACGGTCCCCAGGTGGGCCGCATAGTGCTGGGCCAGGAGATCGCCGCCCAGGCGAACCCCGAGACCCCCGCCATGCCCTTTGACGTCTGCGGCGCCATGAGCCAGGGCTACATCGGCTACCAGATCCAGCAGGCCCTTCGCGACGCCCTGCGTAACCGGAACCTCAACATCCCGGTGGTCACCCTGGTGACCCAGGTGGTGGTGGACGCCAACGACCCGGCCTTCAAGAACCCCACCAAGCCCATCGGCCCCTTCTACACCGAGGAGGAGGCAAAGAAGCTCATGGCCGAGAAGGGCTACACCATGAAGGAGGACGCGGGCCGCGGCTGGAGGCGGGTGGTGGCCTCCCCAGAGCCCAAGAAGATCGCCGAGATCTCCGCGGTCAAGAGGCTGTGGGACACCACCATCGTGGTGACCGCCGGCGGCGGCGGCATCCCGGTGGTTGAGAACATGGACGGCTCCCTCTCCGGCGTGGCGGCGGTCATAGACAAGGACCTGGCGGCGGAGAAGCTGGCGGAGGAGATCGAGGCGGACATCCTCCTCATCCTCACCGAGGTGGACAAGGTCTGCATAAACTTCAAGAAGCCCAACCAGCAGGAGCTATCCCACATGACCGTGGCGGAGGCCATCAAGTACATGGAGGAGGGCCACTTCGCCCCCGGGAGCATGCTCCCCAAGGTCTTGGCAGCGGTCAAGTTCGCCAGGACCTTCCCGGGCAAGAAGGCCATCATCACCTCCCTCTACAAGGCGGTGGACGCCCTGGAGGGCCGGGAGGGCACCGTGGTGACCATGGCGTAA
- a CDS encoding nitroreductase family protein → MNQAIKAILSRRSIRRFIDREVKEDDINLLLECACAAPSAANSRPWHFVVVTERGVLDRMGEAHPYGKMLFEAPLAIVVCGDPTKSDYAARYWEEDCSAAMENILIAAASLGLGSVWLGVKHSPEREAAMRAILSVPDHVAILGIAAIGWPGEEKEPHRGIDDGVVHRNRW, encoded by the coding sequence TTGAACCAGGCTATAAAGGCCATACTTTCAAGGCGCAGCATAAGGCGCTTCATCGACCGCGAGGTTAAGGAGGACGATATAAACCTGTTGCTTGAGTGCGCCTGCGCGGCCCCCAGCGCCGCCAACTCGAGGCCTTGGCACTTCGTGGTGGTGACCGAACGGGGAGTGCTGGACCGCATGGGCGAGGCCCATCCCTACGGCAAGATGCTTTTCGAGGCCCCGTTGGCTATCGTGGTCTGCGGGGACCCCACCAAGAGCGACTACGCCGCCCGGTACTGGGAGGAGGACTGCTCCGCCGCCATGGAGAACATCCTGATCGCCGCCGCCTCCCTGGGGTTGGGCTCCGTGTGGCTCGGGGTCAAGCACTCCCCCGAGAGGGAGGCCGCCATGAGGGCCATCCTCTCGGTGCCCGACCACGTGGCGATACTGGGCATCGCCGCCATAGGCTGGCCCGGGGAGGAGAAGGAACCCCACAGGGGCATCGACGATGGAGTGGTTCACAGGAACCGCTGGTAG
- a CDS encoding PAS domain-containing protein, which produces MGKNWWKMPLGFALMFVVLSGMLFLALMEYADRALFRLEVQEARGRGAELRGFLDYQAAQLDLLCIDWANWDQAYRFVLGGELSFEEENLNLMSFENANLSHAAFFTKGLSVRWHGRYIRGTKWLAGCSGEEISLFKELLARSYKTGYSRGIVSLDNQIYLMAARQIRDSDSKLPMAGWLVLTRPLPEVKEMRGVVPGLIEISPIPRARERSPHRDPKDAVSIVPISSSSLDIAALLWDPLGNPVAEGHIRVDRWIAREVRELMGRVLLGVALLGLGMCTGLIMWHRTHISEPLQGVYEKVAQMTASGNLEMLSLESGELEGIVKAMNSLISHAKGVERRAAMEAGRTRDILDGMDLMVALCSPDGTISFANRAMASLFRDLPSLTGTRFWDLMDHQDRERVREQFLAAGEGKRPLLRVHLRSRRTSLVINMSPIKSPKAKGEVMVLCRATTASLPPGVFA; this is translated from the coding sequence TTGGGTAAAAACTGGTGGAAGATGCCTTTGGGGTTCGCCCTCATGTTCGTGGTCCTGTCCGGCATGCTGTTCCTGGCCCTGATGGAGTACGCCGACAGGGCCCTCTTCAGGTTGGAGGTGCAGGAGGCCAGGGGAAGGGGGGCGGAGCTCAGGGGTTTTCTCGACTACCAGGCCGCCCAGCTGGATCTTCTGTGCATAGATTGGGCCAACTGGGACCAGGCATACCGGTTCGTCCTGGGGGGGGAATTGTCCTTCGAGGAGGAAAACCTGAACCTCATGTCCTTCGAGAACGCCAACCTGAGCCACGCGGCGTTCTTCACGAAGGGCCTTTCGGTGCGATGGCACGGCAGGTACATCCGGGGCACCAAGTGGCTGGCGGGCTGCTCCGGGGAGGAGATATCACTCTTCAAGGAGCTCCTGGCAAGGTCCTACAAGACCGGTTACTCCAGGGGCATCGTATCCTTGGACAACCAGATATACCTCATGGCCGCAAGACAGATAAGGGACAGCGACTCCAAGCTCCCCATGGCGGGCTGGCTGGTGCTCACCCGTCCACTTCCAGAAGTTAAGGAGATGCGAGGGGTTGTACCGGGCCTTATTGAGATATCCCCCATCCCCCGGGCAAGAGAAAGGTCCCCCCACAGGGACCCCAAGGACGCCGTCTCCATAGTGCCAATAAGTTCCTCCTCCTTGGACATTGCGGCGCTCCTGTGGGATCCACTGGGCAACCCAGTAGCGGAGGGACACATCAGGGTTGACCGTTGGATCGCAAGGGAAGTGCGGGAGCTCATGGGACGGGTCCTTCTTGGGGTGGCCCTGCTGGGGCTTGGGATGTGCACAGGCCTTATAATGTGGCACCGAACCCACATAAGCGAACCCCTTCAGGGGGTGTACGAAAAGGTGGCGCAGATGACCGCCTCGGGGAACCTGGAGATGCTTTCTTTGGAATCCGGGGAGCTGGAGGGCATCGTGAAGGCCATGAACAGTCTCATCAGCCACGCCAAGGGGGTGGAGAGAAGGGCCGCCATGGAGGCGGGCCGCACCAGGGACATCCTGGACGGCATGGACCTCATGGTGGCCCTCTGTTCCCCCGACGGGACCATAAGCTTCGCCAACCGGGCCATGGCATCCCTCTTCAGGGACCTGCCGAGTCTTACGGGAACCAGGTTTTGGGACCTGATGGACCACCAGGATCGGGAGAGAGTCCGGGAACAGTTCCTTGCCGCCGGAGAGGGGAAGAGGCCCCTGCTTCGGGTTCACCTAAGGTCCCGCAGGACGTCGCTGGTGATCAACATGTCCCCCATAAAGTCTCCCAAGGCGAAGGGGGAGGTGATGGTGCTCTGCAGGGCCACCACCGCATCCCTCCCCCCCGGAGTCTTCGCCTGA
- a CDS encoding aminotransferase class IV — MMFCYHDGEFTPLERAYVPLSDYAIQRGIGVFESIRTYDRRPFAPGPHLERLLRSAEQAGIEAKDLVSRIPEIFSHILSRPELPEGEIIMKPYITGGDVMENKRFPKPRLYVLVEPLELPDPELYRTGIALQPVAMERPFPLIKSINYMFGYIPVAGMGDVFESLFCPNGEITEASSSNFFLCAAGRIITAPVGRVLAGITRGIVLHLAKEAGFKVEERCPRVNELETADEAFITGSIKEILPVVRIGGRRIGNGKPGPVTQHLHRLYKASLPKWLG, encoded by the coding sequence ATGATGTTCTGTTATCACGACGGTGAGTTCACGCCCCTTGAAAGGGCGTACGTGCCCTTGTCCGATTACGCCATCCAAAGGGGCATAGGGGTGTTTGAGTCCATAAGGACCTACGACCGGCGGCCGTTCGCCCCGGGACCCCACCTGGAGCGTCTCTTGAGGAGCGCCGAGCAGGCGGGGATAGAGGCAAAGGATCTGGTGTCCCGCATACCGGAGATATTCTCCCACATACTGAGCCGTCCGGAGCTTCCGGAGGGGGAGATAATAATGAAGCCCTACATAACCGGCGGGGACGTGATGGAGAACAAGCGCTTCCCCAAGCCCCGGCTCTACGTGCTGGTGGAGCCACTGGAGCTGCCGGACCCGGAGCTGTACAGGACCGGCATAGCCCTGCAGCCGGTGGCCATGGAAAGGCCGTTCCCCCTCATAAAGAGCATAAACTACATGTTCGGCTACATCCCGGTGGCGGGCATGGGGGACGTGTTCGAGTCCCTGTTCTGCCCCAACGGGGAGATAACCGAGGCGTCGTCCAGCAACTTCTTCCTGTGCGCCGCCGGCAGGATAATAACCGCCCCGGTGGGCAGGGTGCTGGCGGGCATAACCAGGGGGATAGTTCTGCACCTGGCCAAGGAGGCGGGCTTCAAGGTGGAGGAGCGCTGTCCAAGGGTAAACGAGCTTGAGACCGCCGACGAGGCGTTCATAACCGGCTCCATCAAGGAGATCCTGCCGGTGGTGCGCATAGGGGGCCGACGCATCGGAAACGGCAAACCCGGGCCTGTGACACAGCACCTACACAGGCTCTACAAAGCATCCCTTCCCAAGTGGCTTGGGTAG
- the sfsA gene encoding DNA/RNA nuclease SfsA has translation MEGTFLRRINRFVAEVMVDGKTQEAHLPNPGRLLELLFPGQRVYLLPSKGAKPYKVHGTLRNGGFVHLDTIKMNRVAEALINRGLIGPLKGFKVAAREVKHLHSRFDLLLEGGSCRMLLEVKSCTLFNRLTAFFPDAPSERGTKHLKHLAGIDHMDRGVLFLVQSTAPSAFLPDWHTDLRFAQAFREAKDLGVRLMAAGIDMDPELRLLSEPINIPIPLEPAVPHMVDRGAYCVLMRLGDESRVTVGALGDILFPKGYYVYVGSGMGGLERRMARHLGTVKIPRWHVDYLSRLCKAKRGIPVRTHLKIECLLAESIGRLGGTPIPRFGSSDCGCLSHLFHFGEDPTAQVFETVLHMRSLIGLGRQVMPDAPEG, from the coding sequence GTGGAGGGAACCTTCCTAAGGCGCATTAACCGGTTCGTGGCGGAGGTGATGGTGGACGGGAAAACACAGGAGGCCCATCTTCCAAACCCAGGACGCCTTCTGGAGCTCCTGTTTCCAGGGCAGCGGGTCTACCTGCTCCCCTCAAAGGGGGCCAAGCCCTACAAGGTCCACGGGACCCTAAGAAACGGCGGGTTCGTGCACCTGGACACCATAAAGATGAACCGGGTGGCGGAAGCCCTCATAAACCGGGGCTTGATAGGCCCCCTTAAAGGCTTTAAGGTGGCGGCCCGGGAGGTAAAACACCTCCACAGCCGCTTCGACCTCCTCCTCGAAGGGGGGTCCTGCCGGATGCTCCTGGAGGTCAAGAGCTGCACCCTGTTCAACCGCCTTACGGCGTTCTTCCCAGACGCCCCCTCCGAAAGGGGAACCAAGCACCTTAAGCACCTGGCTGGGATCGACCACATGGACCGGGGGGTGCTGTTCCTGGTGCAGTCCACCGCCCCTTCGGCCTTCCTGCCCGACTGGCACACGGACCTTCGGTTCGCCCAGGCCTTCAGGGAGGCCAAAGACCTTGGGGTAAGGCTCATGGCGGCGGGGATAGACATGGACCCGGAGCTTAGGCTCCTGTCGGAACCAATTAACATCCCCATACCCCTGGAGCCGGCGGTACCCCACATGGTGGACCGAGGGGCCTACTGCGTGCTCATGAGGCTGGGGGATGAGAGCCGCGTAACCGTGGGGGCCTTGGGCGACATCCTGTTTCCCAAGGGATACTACGTCTACGTGGGCTCCGGGATGGGGGGTCTGGAACGGAGGATGGCAAGGCACCTGGGGACCGTAAAGATCCCGCGCTGGCACGTGGACTACCTTTCAAGGCTCTGCAAGGCAAAGCGGGGCATCCCCGTGAGGACCCACCTAAAGATCGAGTGCCTCCTGGCGGAGAGCATAGGGAGGCTTGGGGGAACTCCCATACCCCGGTTTGGATCCTCCGACTGCGGCTGTCTCAGCCATCTCTTCCATTTTGGCGAAGACCCCACCGCCCAGGTCTTCGAGACGGTGCTTCACATGAGGTCCCTAATAGGTTTGGGGCGCCAGGTCATGCCCGACGCCCCGGAGGGTTGA
- the sdaAA gene encoding L-serine ammonia-lyase, iron-sulfur-dependent, subunit alpha — MRSFDAILERARNLSLTDAILSIEEEERGVPRAVVLERMLSRLRDMKASVVSVEQRPPRARLVGGEGESLEHLRRSGSPLSGDFVSLACSISMKVAVGNAAMRRIVACPTAGSCGIVPGVLAAYSRTHEVSEEELLKGLLVAGAVGSVIAERATLAGAEGGCQAECGAAAAMACAALVHLKGGDPEAVFHGAALVLQSIMGMVCDPVAGLVEVPCVVRNGTMVGVAALCADMALAGVRSTIPPDEVVDAMAAVGRALPSALRETSEGGLAATPTGQRIARQLMAEAPRLN; from the coding sequence ATGAGGTCCTTTGACGCCATCTTGGAGAGGGCCAGGAACCTTTCTCTTACCGACGCCATACTTTCCATTGAGGAAGAGGAGCGGGGCGTGCCCAGGGCTGTGGTGCTGGAGCGCATGCTCTCCCGCCTTAGGGACATGAAGGCCTCGGTGGTGTCGGTGGAGCAGCGTCCCCCAAGGGCAAGGCTGGTGGGCGGCGAAGGGGAGTCGCTGGAGCACCTAAGGCGCTCCGGTTCGCCCCTGTCGGGGGACTTTGTGAGCCTGGCCTGTTCCATATCCATGAAGGTGGCGGTGGGCAACGCCGCCATGAGGCGCATAGTGGCCTGTCCTACCGCCGGCAGCTGCGGAATAGTGCCCGGGGTCTTGGCCGCCTACTCCAGGACCCATGAGGTGTCGGAGGAGGAGCTGTTGAAGGGCCTTTTGGTGGCCGGCGCGGTGGGGTCCGTGATAGCCGAGCGGGCCACCCTGGCGGGGGCTGAGGGGGGCTGCCAAGCGGAGTGCGGCGCCGCCGCCGCCATGGCCTGCGCCGCCCTGGTTCACCTCAAGGGCGGGGATCCGGAGGCGGTGTTCCACGGCGCCGCCTTGGTGCTTCAGTCCATAATGGGAATGGTGTGCGACCCCGTGGCGGGTCTTGTGGAGGTGCCCTGCGTGGTTAGAAACGGCACCATGGTGGGGGTGGCGGCGCTGTGCGCCGACATGGCCCTGGCGGGGGTGAGGTCCACCATACCACCCGACGAGGTGGTGGACGCCATGGCGGCGGTGGGAAGGGCCCTGCCGTCGGCCCTCAGGGAGACCTCCGAGGGGGGGCTTGCGGCCACCCCCACGGGACAGCGGATAGCAAGGCAGCTAATGGCGGAGGCGCCTAGGCTTAACTAA
- a CDS encoding QueT transporter family protein produces the protein MFQFDKIKLTRSALVGALYVALTLAFAPISYGPVQFRVSEVLTLFPFLWPEALAGLGIGCLISNLAGGFGWVDVVFGTFATVLAGYLTMRSRNLFMGALWPVLVNGLVVGGYLSVLLKMPWHLSMAYVALGEAGVCFGLGVPLVRALSRLPEGRFSALKGRGR, from the coding sequence ATGTTCCAGTTCGATAAGATCAAGCTTACCAGATCCGCCCTGGTGGGGGCCCTTTACGTGGCCCTTACGCTGGCCTTCGCCCCCATATCCTACGGGCCCGTGCAGTTTAGGGTCTCGGAGGTGCTCACCCTGTTCCCGTTCCTCTGGCCCGAGGCCCTGGCGGGACTGGGCATAGGGTGCCTCATATCCAACCTGGCGGGGGGCTTCGGGTGGGTGGACGTGGTTTTCGGCACCTTCGCCACGGTTTTAGCCGGATACCTCACCATGAGGTCCAGGAACCTCTTCATGGGGGCCCTCTGGCCCGTGCTCGTCAACGGCCTTGTGGTTGGGGGATATCTCTCGGTGCTGCTCAAGATGCCCTGGCACCTCTCGATGGCCTACGTGGCCCTGGGGGAGGCGGGGGTCTGCTTCGGCCTTGGGGTGCCCCTTGTAAGGGCCCTCTCCCGTCTTCCGGAGGGCCGGTTTTCGGCCCTGAAGGGCAGGGGCCGGTGA
- the sdaAB gene encoding L-serine ammonia-lyase, iron-sulfur-dependent subunit beta yields the protein MALEEIVGPVMVGPSSSHTAGAVRLGNLARLCWGGEVREVDIFLRGSFAATFWGHGTDKALLAGIMGFSPSDESLKESFRIAAERGLKYRFHGEKVDGAHPNSVRFVMREGDKMMEVVGASLGGGAVELQEVDGFSLRASGELPTMVTFHRDEPGVIAAVSAILAEAGINVASMNVHRQGRGKGAAMVLELDALPSEEVLERIRKCHGAIRRLMLIPSLGEEAGR from the coding sequence ATGGCTTTGGAGGAGATAGTGGGGCCCGTGATGGTGGGGCCCTCTTCGAGCCACACCGCCGGTGCGGTGAGGCTGGGCAACCTCGCCAGGCTCTGCTGGGGAGGGGAGGTCCGGGAGGTGGACATATTCCTCAGGGGCAGCTTTGCCGCCACCTTCTGGGGGCACGGCACCGACAAGGCCCTCTTGGCGGGGATCATGGGGTTCTCCCCCAGCGATGAGTCCCTTAAGGAGTCCTTCAGGATAGCCGCGGAGCGGGGGCTTAAGTACCGTTTCCACGGGGAGAAGGTGGATGGAGCCCATCCTAACTCGGTGCGCTTCGTGATGAGGGAGGGCGACAAGATGATGGAGGTGGTTGGCGCCTCCCTGGGCGGCGGGGCGGTGGAGCTGCAGGAGGTGGACGGCTTCAGCCTTAGGGCCTCCGGGGAGCTTCCAACCATGGTGACCTTCCACCGGGACGAGCCCGGGGTCATAGCGGCGGTGAGCGCCATCCTGGCGGAGGCGGGGATAAACGTGGCGTCCATGAACGTGCACCGTCAGGGCCGCGGCAAGGGGGCCGCCATGGTGCTGGAGCTTGACGCCCTGCCTTCGGAGGAAGTGCTGGAGCGGATCAGGAAGTGCCACGGGGCCATAAGGCGCCTTATGCTCATACCCTCCCTGGGAGAGGAGGCGGGAAGATGA
- a CDS encoding Lrp/AsnC family transcriptional regulator, with amino-acid sequence MQVEKCLDEIGRKILRALQEDARISYSELGRKVGLSSPAIAERIRRMENAGIIKGYKAIVSHEKLGFPITAFIRIAIPASRIHEADQIAERIPEVLECHHVTGTDGIILKVVVSSVGHLEEVVNQMGFYGQTTTSVVLSTPIANRVVEPAISQKEEE; translated from the coding sequence ATGCAGGTGGAAAAGTGCCTTGACGAGATAGGCCGCAAGATCCTGAGGGCTCTTCAGGAGGACGCCAGGATATCATACAGCGAGCTTGGCCGGAAGGTGGGGCTATCCTCGCCCGCCATAGCGGAGAGGATAAGGCGCATGGAGAACGCGGGGATAATAAAGGGCTACAAGGCCATCGTGAGCCACGAGAAGCTGGGTTTCCCCATAACCGCCTTCATAAGGATCGCAATCCCCGCAAGCCGCATCCACGAGGCGGACCAGATAGCGGAGCGGATACCGGAGGTGCTGGAGTGCCACCACGTGACCGGCACCGACGGCATCATCCTAAAGGTGGTGGTGTCCTCGGTGGGGCACCTGGAGGAAGTGGTGAACCAGATGGGTTTCTACGGTCAGACCACCACCTCGGTGGTCCTTTCAACCCCCATAGCCAACCGGGTGGTGGAGCCCGCCATATCTCAGAAGGAGGAGGAGTGA
- a CDS encoding response regulator — protein MKVRFLVADDDPSSNRLFRIYLSDMGECLSAQDGAEALRVFEEAANGGAPFDAVLLDVLMPQMDGVDVLSHIRSLEQRLGLPPTPVVFLSALGEDEVLGAVDRDPRVAVVRKPVSRDSLKAAMDRLLGPSGA, from the coding sequence ATGAAGGTGCGTTTCCTGGTGGCGGATGATGACCCAAGCAGCAACCGCCTCTTCCGAATATACCTTTCCGACATGGGGGAGTGTCTAAGCGCCCAGGACGGCGCGGAGGCCCTCAGGGTCTTTGAGGAGGCGGCGAACGGCGGCGCCCCCTTTGACGCGGTTCTACTGGACGTGCTGATGCCCCAGATGGACGGGGTGGACGTTTTAAGCCACATCCGCTCGCTGGAGCAGCGGCTGGGCTTGCCCCCAACGCCGGTGGTGTTCCTCTCCGCCCTTGGGGAGGATGAGGTACTTGGGGCGGTGGACAGGGATCCCAGGGTGGCGGTGGTGCGCAAGCCCGTTTCCAGGGATTCCCTCAAGGCGGCGATGGATAGACTGCTGGGGCCTTCGGGGGCTTAG
- a CDS encoding NAD(P)-dependent glycerol-3-phosphate dehydrogenase, producing the protein MSEGAIISVLGAGSWGTAVADLLGRNGHRVVLWCRDANMARHMESSGRNPRYLKDLLLSPNVRVTSEISEALGASDLTVAAVPAQGVRELLRSARSYGPRRWLNLAKGIEISTGHLLHRVFEEEAPGDRYSVLSGPSHAEEVALGLPTAVVIASDDPDEARHWQGLVNSSRFRVYGSSDVTGVELGGAVKNVIAIACGMARAMRMGDNGVSALATRGLAEMSRLAMRMGADPITLSGLAGIGDLMATCFSSNSRNLKLGMLIGSGMELHQAKAELGQVAEGAFTAQAIREHAKRWGVEMPICEGVYRVLFEGEVPRRLMEELLCREPKMESLA; encoded by the coding sequence TTGAGCGAAGGGGCGATCATCTCGGTGTTGGGGGCCGGGAGCTGGGGTACCGCGGTGGCGGACCTTTTAGGAAGGAACGGGCACCGGGTGGTGCTTTGGTGCAGGGATGCCAACATGGCCCGCCACATGGAGTCCTCGGGCAGAAATCCCAGGTATCTCAAGGACCTGCTGCTAAGTCCCAACGTACGGGTAACCTCCGAAATATCGGAGGCCTTAGGCGCATCTGACCTCACGGTGGCGGCGGTGCCCGCCCAGGGGGTGCGGGAGCTTCTGCGCTCCGCAAGGTCTTACGGCCCTCGCCGGTGGCTCAATCTGGCCAAGGGGATAGAGATATCCACCGGGCACCTGCTCCACCGGGTGTTTGAGGAGGAGGCGCCCGGGGACAGGTATTCGGTGCTCTCCGGCCCAAGCCATGCGGAGGAGGTGGCCCTTGGGCTTCCCACCGCGGTGGTGATAGCTTCCGACGATCCAGATGAGGCAAGGCACTGGCAGGGGCTGGTGAACAGCAGCCGCTTCAGGGTCTACGGCAGCTCCGACGTGACGGGAGTCGAGCTTGGGGGAGCGGTGAAGAACGTGATAGCCATAGCGTGCGGCATGGCCAGGGCCATGCGCATGGGGGACAACGGGGTATCCGCCCTGGCCACCCGGGGCCTTGCGGAGATGTCCCGCCTTGCCATGCGCATGGGGGCGGATCCCATCACCCTATCGGGCCTTGCGGGCATAGGGGACCTCATGGCCACCTGTTTCAGCTCCAACTCAAGGAACCTCAAGCTGGGCATGCTCATAGGTTCCGGCATGGAGCTCCACCAGGCCAAGGCGGAACTGGGTCAGGTGGCGGAGGGGGCCTTCACCGCCCAGGCCATAAGGGAGCACGCCAAGCGCTGGGGGGTGGAGATGCCCATATGCGAAGGGGTCTACAGGGTGCTCTTCGAAGGGGAGGTCCCTCGCAGGCTCATGGAGGAGCTCCTGTGCCGGGAGCCGAAGATGGAGTCCCTCGCCTAG